AAGAAAATCCTTGAGCTGGCCGTCGGCGTGCCCGCCGGCCTCGCTGGCCAGGGCGCTGCCCGCCATCAGCAGGGTGGTGGCGCACAGGCACAGGATCCGCATACGGCGTGAATGTCGGCTCATAACGGCCTCCCCAACAGACGCGCGGCCACTTCGTCGCCGAGCTGCACGGCCAGGGTCTGCAACCGGCCGGCCTCGGCCTCGACCTGGGCGGCGACATCGCGCCGCACCTGGGCCAGCGTCTGCGCGGCCTGATCATGGGCCTGCCCGAGCAGTTGCGCCTCTTGCTTCTGGGCCTGCTCCAGCGCGGCGCTGCGGGCCTGCTGGGCCTGCTGCCGCGCCTGCGAAAGCTGCTCATCAAAGGCTTGTTGCTGCTGCGCGATCTGCGCCTCCAACTCTTGGCTGCGCTGCTCTGCGTTGTCCTGGCGGGTTTGGCGTTGATCCAGA
This DNA window, taken from Syntrophotalea carbinolica DSM 2380, encodes the following:
- a CDS encoding ATP synthase F0 subunit B' → MDKIDWTLLVQAGNFVLLIVILQKLLYRPLQAILDQRQTRQDNAEQRSQELEAQIAQQQQAFDEQLSQARQQAQQARSAALEQAQKQEAQLLGQAHDQAAQTLAQVRRDVAAQVEAEAGRLQTLAVQLGDEVAARLLGRPL